One region of Sebastes fasciatus isolate fSebFas1 chromosome 1, fSebFas1.pri, whole genome shotgun sequence genomic DNA includes:
- the LOC141764691 gene encoding twist-related protein 2-like, producing MREEVSCTNSPEGGLGASEEELERGSKKNLQGGNRKRSPFPKKDSLGQAEESSTGSPNSLLPTGPKKVKKSPTTVVSLAPTSLGPRLDQPFEDLHSQRVIANVRERQRTQSLNDAFSSLRKIIPTLPSDKLSKIQILKLASRYIDFLYQVLQSDEMDAKLASCNYLAHERLSYAFSVWRMEGAWAMSASH from the coding sequence ATGAGAGAAGAGGTGTCCTGCACCAACTCCCCCGAAGGAGGTCTGGGGGCCAGCGAAGAGGAACTGGAGAGAGGATCGAAGAAGAACCTCCAAGGAGGAAACCGAAAGCGTTCCCCTTTCCCTAAGAAGGATAGCCTCGGCCAGGCGGAGGAGAGCAGCACGGGCAGCCCCAACAGCCTGCTGCCGACCGGGCCAAAGAAGGTGAAGAAGAGCCCCACGACGGTGGTGTCGTTGGCCCCGACGTCGCTGGGACCCCGGCTGGACCAGCCCTTCGAGGACCTCCACTCTCAGCGGGTCATCGCCAACGTGCGGGAGCGTCAACGCACTCAGTCCCTGAACGACGCCTTCTCCTCTCTACGCAAAATCATCCCCACGCTACCTTCAGACAAGCTGAGCAAGATCCAGATCCTGAAGCTGGCCTCGCGTTACATCGACTTCCTCTACCAGGTGCTGCAGAGCGACGAGATGGACGCCAAGCTGGCCAGCTGCAACTACCTGGCCCACGAAAGACTGAGCTACGCCTTCTCCGTGTGGAGGATGGAGGGGGCCTGGGCCATGTCCGCCAGCCACTAG